A genomic segment from Corylus avellana chromosome ca5, CavTom2PMs-1.0 encodes:
- the LOC132180693 gene encoding cold-responsive protein kinase 1-like — MNPNRKTHGVLSMMLIWWWLTAVVVADPQINLLNSGCSQYNVSNESTFYASLNATFSDLTAQLNNTNTRFATAQQVTGSAYAMVQCRNYLSTADCLACFTAAIAQIRNCSAANGARVIYDGCFLRYESSSFYDQTTQPGNKGVCENQTASQTPAFSTVVKELLADLQVATPRINGFFGASKKEVVGDDGNTTVYAVAQCAETVSENGCQDCLTVASTNAELCLPGRVGRAIDAGCFLRYSDTPFFADNQTTDISPFLGNGSSSKKKTIIGGVVGGVVGAILIIAFFVWFTILRRRKPVIRGDILGATELRGPVNYKYKDLKSATKNFSEENKLGEGGFGDVYKGTLKNGKIVAVKKLAIGQSSRAKADFESEVKLISNVHHRNMIRLLGCCTKGPELLLVYEYMANSSLDKFLFGERRGSLNWKQRYDIIFGTARGLAYLHEEFHVCIIHRDIKTGNILLDDDFQAKIADFGLARLLPEDQSHLSTRFAGTLGYTAPEYAIHGQLSVKVDIYSFGVVVLEIICGRKSNEVTNDPDGEYLLERAWKLYENDKHEELVDETLDPNEYTAEEVKRIIEIALLCVQSSPGVRPSMSEVVVLLKSKGPLERQPPSKPAYVDSEKKVRGDRSTSTASSTSNATASISQPTGR, encoded by the exons ATGAACCCAAATAGAAAGACGCATGGGGTGTTGTCAATGATGTTAATATGGTGGTGGTTGACGGCTGTGGTTGTTGCAGACCCACAGATCAATCTCTTAAACAGCGGCTGCAGCCAATACAACGTGTCCAACGAGTCGACCTTCTATGCAAGCCTAAACGCCACCTTCTCCGACCTCACAGCACAGCTCAACAACACCAACACCAGATTCGCAACTGCACAGCAAGTCACGGGTTCTGCCTATGCCATGGTCCAGTGCCGGAACTACCTCTCTACCGCCGACTGCCTCGCTTGTTTCACCGCCGCCATCGCTCAAATCCGCAACTGCTCCGCCGCCAACGGTGCCCGCGTCATCTACGACGGCTGCTTCCTCCG GTACGAGAGCAGCAGCTTCTATGACCAGACCACTCAGCCTGGTAATAAAGGGGTTTGTGAAAATCAGACAGCATCGCAGACTCCTGCTTTTAGTACTGTGGTGAAAGAATTGTTAGCAGATCTCCAAGTTGCAACGCCTAGGATTAATGGTTTCTTTGGTGCGAGCAAGAAGGAAGTGGTTGGTGATGATGGTAACACAACAGTGTATGCTGTGGCACAGTGTGCTGAAACAGTTAGTGAAAATGGTTGTCAGGATTGCTTGACAGTAGCGTCTACCAATGCAGAACTATGTCTTCCTGGTAGGGTTGGTCGGGCAATTGATGCTGGGTGTTTCCTGAGGTACTCAGACACGCCCTTTTTTGCTGATAACCAAACTACTGATATAAGTCCCTTCTTAGGAAATG GAAGTTCAAGCAAGAAGAAAACCATTATTGGAGGAGTAGTTGGGGGTGTTGTAGGTGCTATTCTCATTATAGCTTTCTTTGTCTGGTTTACAATACTAAGAAGGCGCAAGCCAGTTATTCGAG GTGACATACTAGGGGCAACTGAGCTGCGAGGCCCAGTTAATTACAAGTACAAAGATTTGAAATCTGCAACAAAAAATTTCAGCGAAGAAAACAAACTCGGAGAAGGAGGCTTTGGTGATGTATACAAG GGTACTCTGAAAAATGGGAAGATAGTTGCTGTGAAGAAACTAGCTATAGGCCAATCCTCAAGGGCGAAGGCAGATTTCGAGAGTGAAGTGAAGCTCATAAGTAATGTTCATCATCGGAATATGATCCGTCTTCTTGGGTGTTGTACCAAAGGGCCAGAACTACTTCTTGTTTATGAATACATGGCGAACAGCAGCCTGGATAAATTCTTGTTTG GTGAAAGACGAGGGTCTCTCAACTGGAAACAAAGATATGATATAATCTTTGGCACAGCTAGGGGTCTTGCTTATCTACACGAAGAATTCCATGTATGTATCATACATAGAGATATCAAAACCGGCAACATTCTTCTAGATGATGATTTCCAAGCCAAAATTGCAGATTTCGGGTTAGCAAGGCTTCTACCCGAGGATCAAAGCCATCTCAGCACCAGATTTGCAGGAACATT AGGGTATACGGCACCTGAATATGCAATCCATGGTCAACTATCAGTAAAGGTAGATATCTACAGTTTTGGTGTTGTTGTTCTTGAGATTATATGTGGCCGAAAAAGCAATGAAGTGACGAATGATCCTGACGGCGAGTACCTCCTTGAACGG GCATGGAAACTGTACGAGAATGACAAGCATGAGGAGTTGGTGGACGAAACCTTAGACCCAAACGAGTACACAGCAGAAGAAGTGAAAAGAATTATAGAGATTGCTCTGCTGTGCGTTCAGTCATCACCTGGTGTGAGGCCCTCAATGTCTGAAGTTGTCGTTTTGCTCAAAAGCAAAGGGCCATTGGAGCGGCAGCCACCAAGCAAGCCAGCCTACGTTGATTCTGAGAAGAAGGTTCGTGGAGACAGATCCACTTCAACCGCATCATCCACATCTAATGCCACTGCCTCTATCTCTCAGCCCACGGGTCGCTAA
- the LOC132180912 gene encoding zinc finger protein CONSTANS-LIKE 2-like translates to MLKEETNGGGGKGTGANTWARVCDTCRAAACTVYCRADSAYLCTACDARVHAANRVASRHERVWVCEACERAPAAFLCKADAASLCTACDADIHSANPLARRHHRVPILPISGSSHVPPATDPVDGFLGQDDVDETIDEEDEDEAASWLLINPVKNSNNQSNGFLFGGEVDEYLDLVENYDCPDQNQFNDQYSHHHHHHHHQQAQQQLFSVPQKSYGGDSVVPVQCGEAKAQLHHHQQQDFQLGLEFESSKAAYSYPGSISHSVSVSSMDVGVVPESSMSDISISHSRPPKGTIDLFSGPPLQMPAQLTPLDREARVLRYREKKKTRKFEKTIRYASRKAYAETRPRIKGRFAKRTDVEVEVDQMFSTTLMAETGYGVVPSF, encoded by the exons atgTTGAAGGAGGAGACTAACGGCGGTGGTGGTAAAGGTACTGGCGCCAACACCTGGGCACGTGTCTGCGACACGTGCAGGGCCGCGGCGTGCACGGTGTACTGCAGGGCCGACTCGGCCTACCTCTGCACCGCCTGCGACGCCCGGGTCCACGCCGCGAACCGCGTGGCATCGCGCCACGAGCGCGTCTGGGTGTGCGAGGCGTGCGAGCGCGCCCCGGCGGCCTTCCTCTGCAAGGCCGACGCCGCCTCGCTCTGCACCGCCTGCGACGCCGACATCCACTCCGCCAACCCGCTCGCGCGCCGCCACCACCGCGTGCCGATCCTCCCCATCTCCGGGAGCTCGCACGTGCCGCCGGCCACTGACCCGGTGGATGGGTTCTTGGGCCAGGATGATGTGGACGAGACCAttgatgaggaagatgaagatgaggcTGCATCGTGGCTGTTGATCAACCCTGTTAAGAACAGTAACAATCAGAGCAATGGGTTCTTGTTTGGCGGGGAAGTTGATGAGTATTTGGACCTTGTGGAGAACTATGACTGCCCTGATCAGAATCAGTTCAATGATCAGTAcagccaccaccaccaccaccaccaccaccaacagGCGCAGCAGCAACTTTTTAGCGTTCCCCAGAAGAGCTATGGGGGTGACAGTGTTGTGCCAGTTCAGTGTGGAGAAGCAAAGGCTCAGCTTCATCACCACCAACAACAGGATTTCCAATTGGGTTTGGAGTTCGAGTCCTCAAAAGCTGCTTACAGTTACCCTGGTTCTATTAGTCACAGT GTCTCTGTTTCATCTATGGATGTTGGCGTTGTACCGGAGTCATCGATGAGCGATATCTCAATCTCTCATTCAAGACCTCCCAAAGGAACAATTGATCTTTTCTCTGGACCCCCATTGCAGATGCCAGCCCAGCTCACACCACTGGACAGGGAGGCGAGGGTCCTAAGAtacagagagaagaagaagacaaggaAGTTTGAGAAAACAATCAGGTATGCTTCAAGGAAGGCATATGCAGAGACCCGACCGCGTATCAAGGGCCGGTTCGCGAAGAGGACGGATGTAGAAGTTGAAGTGGATCAGATGTTCTCCACAACTCTAATGGCAGAAACTGGATATGGAGTTGTTCCATCCTTCTAA
- the LOC132181261 gene encoding F-box/FBD/LRR-repeat protein At1g13570-like: MRKTDQPGMTEMEKHTNIDRISNLPWDVLDTILVHMPLKEAARTSLLSSKWRYKWTSLSQFIIDDKCLSSCLSDKVLRWKEIMKIIHQVQSNHSGPIEKFKLAAYCHPIHSDLDQWIQFLTERGIKELILQEFDCVKRFKLPACLFSCPQLSCLELYGCVINLSTSFRGFNSLASLHLAHSSISSGTLEFLIVNCPVLERLTLLNIDHSAVLKINNLNLKYLKIDSKFEDICLKNAPLLSSVDIRLKMIPRHPDQGPACNLVRVIGCLYGIKKLILSTHFLEFLAYNDVPERLPAMLDHLFALDLREVRFDSLKDVRVSFSMLSSAPNLEELIISVSNSSGVLNTVLDFLRAQCLLDTYFNKLKVVKIRGIWGTRTEWEFIKFILSHSPVLEAMTIVKYGGERIPDSLFLQVDRASDHVKVTSLTL; encoded by the exons ATGAGGAAAACTGACCAGCCTGGTATGACTGAGATGGAAAAGCACACAAACATTGATAGGATTAGCAATCTACCATGGGATGTATTAGATACCATTCTTGTGCACATGCCATTAAAAGAAGCTGCAAGGACCAGTCTCTTATCAAGTAAGTGGAGGTATAAATGGACTAGCCTTTCACAGTTCATTATTGATGATAAATGCCTCTCCAGTTGTTTATCAGACAAAGTATTGAGATGGAAAGAAATTATGAAAATCATTCATCAGGTCCAATCAAATCACAGTGGTCCAATAGAGAAGTTTAAGCTTGCTGCTTATTGCCACCCAATCCATTCTGATTTGGATCAGTGGATTCAGTTTTTAACTGAGAGAGGTATTAAGGAGTTGATTCTTCAGGAGTTTGACTGTGTTAAGCGTTTTAAGTTGCCAGCTTGTCTATTCTCTTGTCCACAGTTAAGTTGCTTGGAACTTTATGGGTGCGTAATCAACCTATCTACTTCATTCAGAGGATTCAACTCTCTTGCAAGCCTTCATCTCGCTCACAGTTCCATCAGCAGTGGCACACTGGAATTCTTAATTGTTAACTGCCCAGTTCTTGAGAGATTGACATTGTTGAACATTGATCATTCAGCTGTTcttaaaatcaacaatcttaACCTGAAGTATCTGAAAATAGATTCCAAGTTTGAAGATATTTGCCTCAAAAATGCTCCGCTCCTTTCAAGTGTTGATATTCGCTTGAAGATGATACCCCGGCACCCTGATCAAGGACCAGCTTGCAATTTGGTCAGGGTTATTGGTTGTCTGTATGGTATTAAAAAGCTTATTTTGTCCACTCATTTTCTTGAG TTTCTTGCTTATAATGATGTACCAGAGAGACTTCCTGCCATGCTAGACCATCTTTTTGCGCTTGACCTAAGGGAAGTACGATTTGACAGTTTAAAGGATGTGAGGGTCTCATTTTCAATGCTTAGTAGCGCCCCAAATCTAGAGGAACTCATAATTTCG GTTAGCAATTCAAGTGGGGTTTTAAACACCGTCCTGGATTTTCTAAGGGCACAGTGCCTATTAGACACTTACTTCAACAAACTTAAAGTAGTGAAGATAAGAGGTATATGGGGCACAAGAACCGAGTGGGAGTTTATCAAGTTTATTCTTTCTCATTCACCGGTGCTTGAGGCAATGACTATTGTCAAATACGGCGGCGAAAGGATTCCCGACTCGCTGTTTCTGCAAGTTGATCGGGCTTCGGATCATGTGAAGGTTACCAGTTTAACCTTGTAG
- the LOC132182373 gene encoding protein NSP-INTERACTING KINASE 1-like encodes MAVSRREVSLRFVAFLCFWASANGLLSPKGVNFEVQALMGIKASLKDPHGVLDNWDTDSVDPCSWTMVTCSPESLVIGLGTPSQNLYGTLSPSIGNLTNLQIVLLQNNNITGPIPAELERLSKLHTLDLSSNFFNGEIPPSLGHLRNLKYMRLNNNSLTGAFPMSLANMTQLSFLDLSFNNLSGPVPRFPDKTFNIVGNPLICATGSEPDCYGKTLMPMSMNLNGSQTALPSGKPKSQKVALAFGLSLGCLCLMVLGFGLFLWVRQRHNKQMFFDVKDRHHEEVSLGNLKRFHFRELQIATNNFSSKSILGKGGFGNVYKGVLQDGSVVAVKRLKDGNAAGGEIQFQTEVEMISLAVHRNLLRLYGFCMTPTERLLVYPYMSNGSVASRLKGKPVLDWGTRKRIALGAARGLLYLHEQCDPKIIHRDVKAANILLDDYCEAVVGDFGLAKLLDHQDSHVTTAVRGTVGHIAPEYLSTGQSSEKTDVFGFGILLLELITGQRALEFGKAANQKGAILDWVKKIHQEKKLEMLVDKDLKSNYDRIELQEMVQVALLCTQYLPGHRPKMSEVVRMLEGDGLAERWEASQRVEPTKCKPHEFSASDRYSDLTDDSSVLVQAMELSGPR; translated from the exons ATGGCAGTGAGCAGGAGAGAAGTTTCTCTACGTTTTGTGGCTTTCCTCTGCTTTTGGGCTTCTGCAAATGGTTTGCTTTCTCCCAAAGGTGTAAACTTTGAAG TGCAAGCTTTAATGGGAATAAAAGCTTCTCTAAAGGATCCCCATGGTGTCCTTGATAATTGGGACACAGACTCTGTTGACCCATGTAGCTGGACTATGGTCACCTGTTCTCCTGAGAGCCTTGTCATTGGCCT AGGGACTCCCAGTCAGAACTTATATGGTACTCTATCTCCAAGCATAGGCAACTTAACAAATCTTCAGATTGT TCTCTTACAGAACAACAACATTACTGGGCCAATCCCTGCAGAGCTTGAAAGGCTCTCAAAGCTTCACACGCTTGATCTTTCAAGTAACTTCTTCAATGGGGAAATTCCTCCCTCTCTAGGTCACCTGAGAAACCTCAAATACAT GAGACTTAACAATAACAGTCTCACAGGAGCTTTTCCGATGTCATTGGCTAACATGACACAACTTTCCTTTCT TGACTTGTCCTTCAACAATCTGAGTGGACCTGTGCCCAGATTTCCTGATAAAACATTCaa CATTGTTGGGAATCCTCTGATCTGTGCAACAGGCTCCGAACCAGACTGCTATGGGAAGACACTCATGCCGATGTCCATGAACTTGAATGGTTCACAAA CCGCCCTACCCTCTGGCAAACCTAAAAGTCAAAAAGTAGCCCTTGCCTTTGGCTTGAGCCTTGGATGCCTCTGTCTGATGGTTCTGGGATTTGGATTGTTTCTGTGGGTGAGGCAAAGGCACAACAAACAGATGTTCTTTGATGTTAAAG ACCGGCATCACGAAGAAGTTTCCCTTGGAAACCTGAAGAGATTCCATTTCAGAGAGCTTCAAATTGCAACCAACAACTTCAGCAGCAAAAGCATACTTGGAAAAGGTGGCTTTGGAAATGTGTACAAAGGAGTTCTCCAAGATGGGTCCGTTGTGGCTGTCAAGAGGCTTAAAGATGGCAATGCCGCTGGAGGAGAGATCCAATTCCAGACTGAAGTGGAAATGATCAGCCTAGCAGTGCACCGAAACCTCCTCAGATTATATGGCTTTTGCATGACACCCACAGAAAGGCTTCTTGTTTACCCCTACATGTCCAATGGCAGTGTTGCTTCTCGTCTCAAAG GAAAACCGGTCTTAGACTGGGGCACTAGGAAGAGGATTGCCCTAGGAGCAGCCAGGGGGCTATTGTACCTTCACGAGCAGTGTGACCCGAAGATAATTCACAGAGATGTGAAAGCTGCAAATATATTGCTTGATGACTACTGTGAGGCTGTGGTAGGAGATTTTGGGTTGGCAAAACTTTTGGATCACCAAGATTCACATGTGACTACAGCAGTGAGAGGCACAGTGGGGCACATAGCCCCAGAATATCTTTCCACAGGCCAGTCCTCCGAAAAAACAGATGTATTTGGATTTGGAATCCTTCTGCTTGAATTGATTACAGGCCAGAGAGCACTAGAATTTGGCAAGGCAGCCAACCAGAAAGGTGCCATTCTTGATTGG GTAAAAAAAATCCATCAGGAGAAGAAGCTTGAAATGCTTGTGGATAAGGATCTTAAAAGCAACTATGACAGAATTGAGCTTCAGGAGATGGTTCAAGTGGCTCTCTTATGCACCCAATACCTTCCAGGCCACAGACCAAAAATGTCTGAAGTAGTTCGAATGCTTGAAGGTGATGGGCTTGCAGAAAGATGGGAAGCTTCTCAAAGAGTTGAACCAACCAAGTGCAAACCCCATGAGTTTTCTGCATCGGATAGATATTCTGATCTCACTGACGACTCTTCTGTACTAGTCCAAGCAATGGAGCTCTCTGGCCCGAGGTGA
- the LOC132182082 gene encoding uncharacterized protein LOC132182082: KRGKNGGEGFQLKRVEKLPNSSRRPRRKAEAKMSKRKQRDDDNDVFSRPPPPGSSNGVHSNMDLSLLEALEKSQSAVEVLDQRTLKKLVLSFERRLKDNIEARLKYPNQPDRFADSELELHEDLQRLKILAGGPELYPDLVNLNAIPSILNLLAHDNTDIAIDVVQLLQDLTDPDNDEEEEDSHEHARVLVDALVENNVLELLVQNLHRLSDTDAAADQDEAAAVYSTLATVENLIEVKPAVAELVCERTKLLKWLLGRIKLREFDSNKQYASEILAILLQSSAANQRRVGQMNGVDVVLQAVAMYKSKDPKSSDEEEMLENLFDCLCCLLMPLENKERFLKAEGVELMIIIMKQKKSAYGSAIRALDFAMTKYPPACERFVDVLGLKTAFAAFMGKIPMSKKNKKERYQEELEERIVSLIASLFGGILRGSRRERLLSKFVENECEKIDRLMELYMRYSDRVKTETERLDSIELDDLEMDEDEKYNRRLESGLYTLQLIAVILGHLWCTEHPQMRARIELLLKQQKLTKKDVRDILQEYHDNIGDLDGPEEKERAQAKIQRFISAF, translated from the exons aaaaggggaaagaacGGAGGGGAAGGGTTTCAACTGAAGAGAGTAGAGAAGCTCCCCAATTCATCGAGGAGGCCAAGAAGAAAAGCGGAGGCAAAAATGTCGAAACGCAAACAACGAGATGACGACAACGACGTCTTCTCTCGTCCTCCTCCTCCGGGGTCCTCCAACGGCGTCCACAGCAACATGGACCTCTCTCTCCTCGAGGCACTGGAGAAATCCCAGAGCGCAGTGGAGGTGCTCGACCAAAGGACCCTCAAGAAACTCGTGCTCTCCTTCGAGCGCCGCCTCAAGGACAACATCGAGGCCCGCCTCAAGTACCCCAACCAGCCCGACCGCTTCGCCGACTCCGAGCTCGAACTCCACGAAGACCTCCAGCGACTCAAGATCCTCGCTGGCGGCCCCGAGCTCTACCCGGACCTCGTCAACCTCAATGCCATCCCCTCCATCCTCAACCTCCTCGCCCACGACAACACCGACATCGCCATCGACGTCGTGCAGCTCCTCCAGGACCTGACCGACCCGGACAACGACGAGGAGGAGGAGGACAGCCACGAGCACGCGCGGGTCCTCGTCGACGCGCTGGTCGAGAACAACGTGCTCGAGCTGCTCGTCCAGAATCTCCACCGGCTGTCCGACACGGACGCTGCGGCCGACCAGGACGAGGCGGCCGCCGTGTACAGCACTCTCGCCACCGTTGAGAACCTGATTGAGGTGAAGCCGGCGGTGGCGGAGCTGGTGTGCGAGAGGACGAAGCTGCTCAAGTGGCTGCTGGGGAGGATCAAGTTGAGGGAGTTCGATTCCAACAAGCAGTACGCATCGGAGATACTGGCGATCCTGCTGCAGAGCAGCGCGGCCAACCAGAGGCGTGTTGGGCAGATGAATGGAGTGGACGTGGTGCTCCAGGCGGTGGCCATGTACAAGTCCAAAGACCCCAAGAGCTCGGACGAGGAGGAAATGCTGGAGAATTTGTTCGATTGCTTGTGTTGTCTGCTGATGCCGCTGGAGAACAAGGAGAGGTTTTTGAAGGCCGAGGGTGTGGAgttgatgattattattatgaaGCAGAAGAAGTCGGCTTATGGGTCGGCCATAAGGGCGCTTGATTTCGCGATGACCAAGTACCCGCCTGCCTGCGAGCGTTTTGTGGATGTTCTGGGCTTGAAGACTGCGTTTGCTGCTTTCATGGGTAAG ATTCCCATGAGtaagaagaacaagaaagagCGCTACCAAGAGGAGTTAGAAGAGCGCATTGTATCACTGATTGCATCTTTATTTG GTGGAATTTTAAGGGGTTCTAGAAGGGAAAGATTGTTAAGTAAGTTTGTGGaaaatgagtgtgaaaaaaTTGACCGGCTTATGGAACTCTATATGAG ATATTCTGATAGAGTGAAAACAGAGACTGAACGGCTGGACAGTATTGAACTTGATGATTTGGAG ATGGATGAAGATGAGAAGTACAATCGGAGGCTAGAATCTGGACTTTATACTCTTCAG TTGATTGCCGTGATTCTGGGCCATCTTTGGTGCACTGA GCACCCTCAAATGAGAGCGAGAATTGAACTACTGCTCAAGCAGCAAAAACTTACTAAGAAGGACGTCAGGGATATACTACAG GAATATCATGACAATATTGGTGATTTGGATGGACCAGAAGAGAAGGAGCGAGCACAGGCAAAGATTCAAAGGTTCATTTCAGCCTTCTGA